The sequence taggtatattttttaatttttatttctatataacctaaacatttaatattatttattaaataaaagattataatcGCTTTATTTAAACatcttataagaatatttttaacaaataaaaaatatgtgaaatattaaataatttctttaactTCGTTTTAATACAGAAAATGTAGATGTTTAAACGTGaagttataatcatatattacttacattacacatcatacatatttacaatttacatgtataatataaataatatggtataattttaaatctaaaagatCATAATTCTTAATtgacaaaatatacataaaaattaaatagtataactatatgggtataaaattatataggatatatatatagttatgttgATGTTATTTCTTGcgatttattaattgaatttaatgtctaaattcaatatattattatatacttgatagttattgatattttaataatgctatatatatgaaataaacgcaattcaaatgtatttttaatataaaaatatgtacacttgtctccatattatataatatgttctactacatttaataattaacactgcgcatttatatatactctatatatatatatatagtcatcaTAAATTATCTTAGAGTTGACTAATTATTGAATTAGAGCTCGTTTTTTAGTGTATAGTATCATAAGTTTTTCTGTTTGCGATCTGTATATATAGCTTCGAATTGCGACCTTAACTTCTAAGTACCAATAGGTGCAGTTAtcgttcttattttttttaatatattgcatacCTACCTTATTACCAACCCATTTTATCTACTACTCTTATTGGTGGCTATTACAGCTACAAAGTTATAGTAATAGGCAATAGCTAGGGTTATAGGGTATCCTATCatttatgttcataattttgcatatttttttaggttGTCCAATAGCTTCCATTCTTATATATCAGCGGCGGCCAAACGGTCGATCTCATACGATTTCAAAGTCGATcgtgttagaatttatttttaggctacGCACACGAAAATGAATCATGGTGGTAGTTAACAACATTATCCATAAATGGAAGTCGATCCTCAaaggtgaagtatatttttagtagatcgcGGCCAAAAAAGTTTGGCCGCCCCTGTTATGTATAGAAATGTGTTTCatgatatctatatatataaaatattattttgcatataatttcatattttaccgttttttatttataagtgcataatttttgttttttctgtttttaagcGCGCATATTTAACGGTTTTTGATGCAAATAGTTTCTGAAAAATaccgtaattttatattttattaactgaatttgatataaatttgattatctgtttttacaaagtattttacaaatcacttatttattgttaataattcaatatagttaataataatagcttataGTCATGGCCCCCTCTTATTGCTCGGGGGATTCCGGGTGTGCCTGGGCACCCCCCGACATGTAATTGGGGTGCTAAAATTTAAGACTTAtagcatatatgatatattatatggatccgtattttaactaatgttactggaataaaaatggtaatttttctaaaatatgtcgtaaaaaaaattatgttttgggataaaaaaaataatacaacataaaatattttaaatttgcgtgataaaacttaaaacttattatgattataacagctagatgTTATTGAccacaaaagtaaaaataataaataaatattgcaattatttaaaaatagattttagattcaactatatctaatgaaatattatattacctggtAGTTGGTACtagtaataccattgattaatatgtgttataatgtaagtaattattagttaatttgtgcattataatttattaaaatatgtacatgtttTGTTAAGAGAGGGTCCAAATTAAGAAAAGGGCTCGAAAAAATTGTAGGCATCCCCCGAAATTTAGGTCTGCGCACGTCTAtgtgcattattattacattattcctcaaattttaacataaatgtaggtatacgaAATACGTGCTTACAGATTTATGCACGATTTATAGGTACGCTGCACTTTcgagctattaattattatgcatattttatataccgatattatatttctaataccGATTTAGGTATACGAGTTGTCGGTATAGGAACTATCAAAATTGCGTGCTTAAACTCAAATGTTGGTTGAATTATTGTGTGATAGTTTGAGTGAAACCGAATTTATgcctaataattttaagaatagacaacataattataaaattttcgtTTATACTTTCTGCCAGCTAAAAAAGTTTAACTGTGGAGTGATTAAAAATCGTAGttacatcattattcattgtattgtattaattattatatagtatgtatataataataatttattatagttatggacgcttataagtaaaatttaaaagagggggaaaattgaaaaaatcaattttaagctaaataaaagtgtatattagtgttattcaaacatatatatctatattatataatttatttctttgcctatatataaaatattatggtttttctattttcaacataatatgtttgtacTTAATGGGTATTTGGTCAAATATTCTGGGAACAAAAAATCCGATCTAAAAATAATCAGACGGAGAGGCCCgactcattttttaatattatttcgtacaaaatttaaaaaaatgtttatttatataatatataaatctaaataaaatgatttcaaattaattaagttattatataataaatgcccTATATGCGGCCATGCTATTTAAAAAATGCTTTTCTTGTcaaccaattattaataattttcgtataggtatacttagatgtgattttctatttctttttgattcatatattttttttttttgcccgctggtttcatttaatttaatactattttctcCTTAACTTACTTCCTCACAAATTTTGATCAGCTTCCAAATTGTtagtacctactatacctacctatcaaatagtatattatattatattacataagaaagatataaacatatattttattttctatgattTTAAATCTTGTGAactgaataatttgtattttcggATTAATTTTTGTCCAACTTGGAAAATGTGCACGAATTTTTTGTCCGACAGTAAAAACTGAATCCGTACTTATTTTTATCCAGGATTCATACCcagttattatacctacattttcgTCAGAGTTCACAATTAAGTAAAACCCGTTGTGTTAAaggtatgatataaatatatagttatcaatttatcatcaatcatcattataatattatataggtaacataCGCAACTCGGACGCACAGAAAATAGATCAGTCGATGGGCATTGTTATGATTTTAACCGCACGCAATTCGGATGCAACAGAGTTAGCTGCGTAGGAGGTCGGAAAAAAGTCGTTGTTTAAACGAATTCGaagatataacataatacggcttaaaaattcaaaaacggaTGGTTATTCGGAGAAACGCATTGATAACGGATAATACTCAGGTATAATATCCAACAATGATAAAATAGAATCGGCGGCAGGTAACCTATGCGACAATGGGCTTACCGAGAAATCGGCGGCGGCGCACCGTCAGGCCGTTCCGCGGACGGCGAACAACAAAAACGTAAACGAAAAACGCGCGCGCtcggtcgccgccgccgccgtcgcggtAGTACGTTCGGCGGcggacatattatgttttttacgcGGTCCACGACCACCGCCGCGGTTGCCGCACTGCGATTGGCCGGCGCCCGGCCCGGCGGGAGTGGCTCGATCACGCCCGTCGtgttccgccgccgccgcccccgACGGTCCCTCGCACACGAATGCAGTCCGCGCGCCACGCACGACCGCACCTCATCAGTCGTAATCGATCGCgtgtctaaataatattaagtacacacttacacacgcacgcacgcacacacactcacactcgaacgcgtaataatataatatcaacgcGTACACGTACAGGTATACGTACGACGCACACGCACGCATTCGCCTGTCACACCTCGAAATATAAGTctgctgttatttttttttcccatctttcttttaataaaacgcACACAATTAAtgttgtaatattgttatattgtaccTACGCTCTCGAGAACTCGCGCGGCACACACACTCGACGACcgcgcgacgacgacgacgacgacgacgacaacgacgacggcgTTTATGCGAATccgttttattgtgtttacgcGACAGTTGTAGTAGGTACGTATACCTGCTTTGCTCGATATACCGAGTTACGCGACGGTATAcattattacagtaataaacgcctcaactaaattataatattatgtctgtataatatacgcgaGTGTAAATACCAGCGTGGATGTGCCTTATTATACGCCCTGTAGTGCCAGTGTTTATCAATTCGTTTTCGAATTCGTTCATTAAGACGTAATTTATTGTCTGTGTAATTATTATCGCGAAACTATGATAATGTCGTTCGCGACCCGCTGAAATCGCGACCCCGCGAGTTATTatagtacaaattataatatactatatctatattacaatataaactatatatgtaCGTCGATAACTCGTAATCAAAGCAAATATCTGTGATCAccgctgtatataatatataaaatcttcGTGTACAATAGTTGCATAGAATTATATAGAAGACTGCAAGTGACTGAAAATGCGGTGGATGACCTGTCCGTGAACAACCATAGCCGACGAAAAATGAATGAATCGGTGGCCGTGTGCAGCAGACAACAGGGTCCGTCGTATCACCATCACGGCCATCACGTCGTAGTCATGCCGGCGCAGTGTAACGGTGACGAATGCCCGGCCGAACCCCAACCAGCCACCGTGGCCGGTTCGTGGACGGCTTACGGCCATCAGCCCGCGGCGATCGCCGCCGGTTACCATCAGCACCACCATCACCATCATCTgcaacaacagcagcaacagcaacagcagcaacaacaacaacaacaacaacatcaaCAGCAGCAACAAGACCATCACCTTCATCATCCGCATCAAGCAATGCCCGCGGTACCGCCGCCGCAGTCGTTGATgcaccaccaccatcaccatcaACCGGCGGACAGTGGCGGTTACGCGGCGTGGCCGTCGGCGGTCGTATACAACAAGAGGCGGCTGTCGTACGCGGACGACGTACAGGTGTATCATCACCATcacgcgccgccgccgccaccgcacCATCAGCCGGCCGGCACCGCGGCCACCTTGCAAGCCGTCGCGGCCTACAACCCGGCAGCCGTGACGACCTCGACGGCCACGTGCTCCTCGCCCGGCACGTCGTTGGACGAACCGTCTTCTGCGGCCGCCGCGGCGGCTGCGGCTGCTTACCAGACGGCCAACGACTACAAGTACTGGCCGCCCGTGCAACAACAACCGTCGCCCACTGGCACAGGGCGCGTGAGTCCGTACGGTTGGATGAAGAGAGTCGAGTACCAAGACCGTCCACAACCGGGTTcgtaaaatataccaatataattattattttactattagatttgagaaaaatgaatttttccCGCCAAACTAAAACGCACAGTTTTACCGATTTTTTCATACATACCTAATAcagcaatattattgttatcagctatgaaaaatattaaaatgaataccaTAAAGTTTTAATGCGTTCACAATGTGTTTTGTATCGTAATGGTTTCCTACGGGCTTGATGGGAGGATACAATGTTATTTAACTTGTAcgtttaataaagtatattcgaatcatattatgtacatagattaaattataggtaagttaaggatatttattttataccgataataatacctattattatgtcGTTATGAGTATCTATAGGTATATTGAAGTTTAGTGTAATTTACTAAGattcttaacatttttatacaaattaatcaattttttattaattattacttttaaaagtaCACCTGTATGcagaaagtatatatatttatttataggtaggtatatatatattattatttctaagtttggaaattaaactaaaatttggtaataccaatatattttgatatactaCCGCCTATACCAGACACAAACtaagtctataaaatatattaaataattctatgGCTAtgattgaaatgtttataatctAATTTTGTGTAGAAAACTGGTCGTGTTAGTATAGGGCGttctttttgataatattataacacttaatatgtacaaacattaaacaaatacaataaagaTTTCTAAAGTATAAAATCtgcactaaaattaatattttttaatgtggaAGCatctattatgttataaacattcatagtattcaatattcatacctatagatataattttgttttttttataacttacatATAGTTACACATTACAATATAAGAACGACAATAACATTTGACAAATTAAGTGTAAAATTTGCTTTAATTTTTCTGTCAATTTTCAATCCTCagacataataatgataacaaagcAATATAGAGTGTTCTCGTGAATGTATACATTTGCactaaaaattgtttgatatgAAATTATCATGTATTCCGTTAGGTACCTACACCATTTTACCATTTTGCGTTCAAATCATTTCcctataattagttattaacatAGTATTACAGTAAAACCACAATTATCTGTCACTTTCTTTTCCGTTAACTTCTATTATAATTCACCTACTTAACCTACTGTCATAatgatattgtaaattataaatagaatattgcaTGCCCATATTATGggtgtatatgtattatgtatttatagaaaaataaaaaaaggtatataCGAAAAAAGTTGGAGATTCatataaacaaactaaaataataaataaattaaaattattttaatttattatcataagttgtatacctacactataaagtattatattcaaatttatataggtataaatataaaaatgaatttttttttatctcttggTTAGTTGGTTCCATTTAAGACAGTTAATTGGAGTTTTACTAATcaactatagtataatacataacactACACTTTGTAAACTATGGTAAACTTTAttgtaagaaataatatatgagTAGACAGAGGTTTTTACCgcaatcatataaaaaattaataaaatatatatctatattaactaCACATATAGAAGTGGAGTCTGATAACGTGTGTAAAATCTCAGCaagtaatgtattaataaatttgtataaaactttattaattataggctattatactttataggtatatacaaggttattaattaatttcatggtAATAGGTTTGGAAAATATAGAGGCAATGTTGATAGGAACATCTtatagtagataataaatattcttttataatttccGAAAAATGGACCGagtatgataaatattagattGAATATTTcttcatacatttttgtaaGACTATTTTTAAGGAGGACTATATCacgcttattataaatattttaataactaattactcgtttgaattttgaattaggtacatTGAAATTATCTTCTAAATCAGTGGTTCTCAACCCATTAcacaaataatgtaataaactatccagttttaatttagatattgatTCTCTCGTAGGGGACAAGCAATGTCAAATTTCATTAAATCGTTTAACTtgtaataattagatttaataaagttttttcttaataaacaattgttttatatatatatgtatatatatttaaataggtatataggtgTGCTATTGTTGAGCTTCGAAGATTTTTGAGGGGAtccatttgaaaaacagaaatttatGTCACCGCTcttataagtataagtaatacaaaaatttcaaaaatggaGATAACTCATGTTTATTGCTGTGCTggcgaaataatattattaaatttcagagTTATAGTAAACTATAGAGTTGGATAAGTGACATGCCGATTGTATATATGCGTACCACGGCATACATAATAAATCTCAACAGAGTTtgtgtatctatttatttttaaaaatagtgttttttggtttaaaataattttattgtgtttaaaatgatgtttgaaattaaattaaagtttggATTTTAAATAGTTCGCAGCTTACAgcatcatttatttaaattttggtttgagatatttacatataatcCCATATAACataggaaaaatataaaattttgaaaatcttaTGAATTCAATCTTATTAAACGGTTCTATTATtactgaaaaacaaataaaatatatttgtaaataactaacggatcatgaaaaaataatcaCTCGCGGTAACCTACTtggtaatttattacaaaatattgaatatgtttGATGTAATACTATGTCCATTTTATaagagaataataaaaaaaaatttaacacaataatcgcctgatagattttaatatttcatactattttaaacataataataataatattattaagtaccaaTATTATGAAGAGATTCGATAGTAGATACTggaattgaacatttttatattagcaATTGaagaagtatattattttttctttgtttatgGAAAGTTTttcaccaaattttttttatcaggtaAGGTACAGTgggtaaacttataatattggtgtataatttactgtatataatagtatataggtacctatttaaactaACCCTCTCCGATGGGAGGCTTGGTATAGCGCGCATCAAAATGTACTTTATTGCTTTAAAATAACTGCATAATAgttgaaacatttattttgtttgtatatttcaacactaaaacatatatattatgtaagttttaacattaaaatacactgatcgtataggtatatcatttttTGTAGATTATGAGTTGGTTTTTTCgcatttattcttaaatttaatgtataatacggTTTGGTATAAATGGTGGAATGTCCGgtttcatgaaaaaaataatatttcatatgtattaaaaaatgtccaCTGTAAATCAAGcgcgtataattatatttggtttATAGGTGCATCGTGCATATTGCCTATATAagtagaattaattaattttaaataatacttttttcgaTACCGATATTCTGTTGTAATAGGTACTAAACTTATATGTAAATTCcgaattaaagaaatattatgttctacctgtatattttattaacgggTTTACACCCCAgttgataaaattatgtatctGAAATCCACATAGATTatacttctatattataatatatagaccaTACAtagacgttataatatattgttattgcagGCATTTCATCGTTTGCGttagtagttattataatattataatgttttatatatttatatatatatatattcaaacatAATACGTGCCATATAAATTGCAGCACAACACGCACGTTTATCCAGACAATatagtaacattataatattatattgttatcacgTTGGTGTGCATAAATTTAAACCTGTAGAAAGGCTTACTACCTTATACTGCAGTAAACGACTGAAGAGCATGTGTGCATTACTGCGaggatataaatgatattatattcacttTTCGTGAAGCCGCTTATTTGGATGTCTTTATCGTCGGTGTCTGTTTATGCTATATATTTAtccataaacaaaataatataacccattattgtaatatacgacACATATTATACGGTCGCCGCGTGATGTTGACTCGTATTATAGTATTGTCCCTGACGTCCAGATTGTGCAGGACGAGAAAAAATCGAGTCCAAAGGATTTACTCGGGAGGAAAAAAAATGTCGGCGATTCCGGAGCCATCCGACCGGCTTGGCGGCACCGTTTGTCGTAAAAGTGCGTTAAACGAGCGCACTCGCGCACACGCGACATTTATTATTCCTCGATAAAAATCACGAAACCATCTGCAGGACTTATtctgagtattttttttctattgccAAAAGAAATTTTAGGATATGATGCTGATGATTTCCGATTTAGTTGTCTGCGATATGGGTGATTAGTGGAGGAGAAGGAGGAGATTGTagaggtaatttttttaagattaaaattgaTATCGAAAAAATGAAAACGAGGTTGCACAAAGTACAAAATCTCCTATTTCTAGTGTGAAAGTTTACATGCTGAACTTGGACTATAGCCTGAGTTGTCCTTGCCTG is a genomic window of Rhopalosiphum padi isolate XX-2018 chromosome 4, ASM2088224v1, whole genome shotgun sequence containing:
- the LOC132930444 gene encoding homeobox protein CDX-1-like — protein: MNESVAVCSRQQGPSYHHHGHHVVVMPAQCNGDECPAEPQPATVAGSWTAYGHQPAAIAAGYHQHHHHHHLQQQQQQQQQQQQQQQQHQQQQQDHHLHHPHQAMPAVPPPQSLMHHHHHHQPADSGGYAAWPSAVVYNKRRLSYADDVQVYHHHHAPPPPPHHQPAGTAATLQAVAAYNPAAVTTSTATCSSPGTSLDEPSSAAAAAAAAAYQTANDYKYWPPVQQQPSPTGTGRVSPYGWMKRVEYQDRPQPGRTRTKDKYRVVYTDLQRLELEKEFHFNRYITITRKTELSKMLSLSERQVKIWFQNRRAKQRKIDKKREETIINENSKQLIQTPVDSNYSIESCSPL